From Pelotomaculum schinkii, the proteins below share one genomic window:
- a CDS encoding NAD(+)/NADH kinase: MNSFGLVVNLNKKGVRKLVRQITGWLTGRGCTVLIEEDIAAQLELPGFGVPKNRLYELAECMIVFGGDGTLLGTARKVAGTGTPIIGLNMGHMGFLTEIDLPEALPALEKLLDGEYDIEERMMLQANVYRQDKLVEQLVGLNDAVIAKGAFARLIQLEAHVNNEYINTYPTDGLIIASPTGSTAYSLSAGGPLVTPNLELMLLTPICPHALWARPLIIAPESIVKIIILSSQEEVMLTMDGQHGFNLYQYDQVLVSRSPQKARLVRLRGRGFFEVLRKKFHQEGDRNGA; this comes from the coding sequence TTGAACAGCTTCGGGCTGGTGGTTAATTTAAATAAAAAGGGAGTCCGCAAACTGGTAAGGCAAATTACCGGCTGGCTTACCGGCAGGGGATGTACCGTTCTAATTGAAGAGGATATCGCGGCCCAATTAGAGTTGCCTGGCTTTGGCGTACCCAAGAACCGGCTGTACGAGCTGGCTGAATGCATGATCGTTTTCGGCGGGGACGGGACCCTGCTGGGTACTGCGAGGAAGGTTGCCGGAACAGGAACACCCATTATAGGCCTAAACATGGGCCATATGGGTTTTTTAACAGAGATAGATTTACCGGAGGCACTACCGGCTCTGGAAAAGCTGCTGGATGGCGAATATGATATCGAAGAACGGATGATGCTGCAGGCCAATGTGTACCGGCAGGACAAGCTGGTGGAACAATTGGTAGGCTTAAACGACGCTGTGATTGCCAAAGGCGCCTTTGCCAGGCTCATTCAACTGGAAGCCCATGTCAATAATGAGTACATCAATACCTATCCCACAGATGGGTTGATTATTGCAAGCCCCACCGGCTCAACAGCCTATTCCTTATCGGCGGGAGGTCCATTGGTTACCCCCAATTTGGAACTGATGCTGCTGACACCGATATGTCCCCATGCTCTCTGGGCCAGGCCACTGATAATAGCGCCGGAAAGCATTGTCAAAATCATCATCCTTTCCAGCCAGGAGGAGGTTATGTTGACCATGGACGGGCAGCATGGTTTCAACTTGTACCAGTACGACCAGGTTTTAGTAAGCCGTTCCCCGCAAAAAGCCAGACTGGTCAGGTTGAGGGGAAGGGGATTTTTTGAGGTCTTAAGAAAGAAATTTCATCAAGAGGGTGACCGCAACGGTGCTTAA
- a CDS encoding tRNA (mnm(5)s(2)U34)-methyltransferase translates to MLKGLGSAVHLAHLLISEAVGPGATAIDATAGNGYDTLFLARQVGPQGKVYAIDIQAEALQKAALLLQRAGVLDRVILLHSSHEEMERLAPAPVDAVLFNLGYLPGGDHNLVTTCETTARALRAALKMLKPEGRIGLVIYTGHPGGREELAAVEEVVSSLDGSLYRVVRSNFINRSDQAPVVIAIEKAGVGDENQPAAQNP, encoded by the coding sequence GTGCTTAAAGGACTTGGCAGCGCTGTCCATCTCGCTCATCTTCTAATATCCGAAGCAGTGGGTCCTGGCGCCACTGCGATAGATGCGACTGCCGGAAACGGTTATGACACACTTTTTCTGGCCCGCCAGGTCGGGCCTCAGGGGAAAGTGTACGCTATAGATATCCAGGCAGAAGCTCTGCAAAAGGCGGCATTGTTGCTGCAAAGGGCCGGGGTTCTCGACCGGGTAATCCTCTTACACAGCAGTCATGAGGAGATGGAGCGACTGGCGCCTGCCCCGGTCGATGCGGTATTATTCAACTTGGGCTATTTGCCCGGCGGTGACCACAACCTTGTTACAACCTGTGAAACAACCGCGAGAGCGCTGAGAGCGGCCTTGAAAATGCTGAAACCGGAGGGGAGAATAGGGCTGGTTATATACACCGGCCACCCGGGAGGACGAGAGGAATTAGCTGCGGTGGAGGAGGTCGTCTCCTCTCTTGACGGCAGCCTGTACCGTGTGGTGCGCTCAAACTTTATCAACCGTTCCGACCAGGCTCCGGTGGTAATTGCAATCGAGAAGGCAGGTGTTGGCGATGAAAACCAGCCGGCAGCGCAAAATCCTTGA
- the argR gene encoding arginine repressor produces MKTSRQRKILEIISKQAVETQEDLASALKKSGFKVTQATISRDIKELGLIKIPAENNASYYSLGIERPVSRIEGHLKRLFRDSVVSMDSSENLIIIKTHPGGAQAVASAIDQAGWQEIIGTVGGDDTILVIVKPKRATADVLNRFEELNLKKG; encoded by the coding sequence ATGAAAACCAGCCGGCAGCGCAAAATCCTTGAGATTATCTCGAAGCAAGCAGTAGAAACACAGGAAGACCTCGCTTCAGCTCTCAAAAAGTCAGGATTCAAGGTAACGCAGGCTACTATCTCGCGGGATATTAAGGAACTGGGATTGATCAAAATACCGGCTGAAAACAACGCCTCTTATTACTCCCTGGGAATTGAGAGGCCGGTTTCCCGTATTGAAGGCCATTTGAAGCGACTTTTCCGTGATTCAGTGGTAAGTATGGATTCAAGTGAAAACCTGATTATTATCAAAACTCACCCCGGTGGGGCGCAGGCCGTAGCATCCGCCATAGACCAGGCCGGTTGGCAGGAAATTATCGGTACGGTCGGGGGAGACGATACTATTCTCGTAATAGTCAAGCCGAAGCGGGCTACCGCGGATGTTCTGAACAGGTTTGAGGAACTCAACCTCAAAAAGGGGTGA
- the recN gene encoding DNA repair protein RecN, translated as MLLNISIKNFGLMEQVKIDFQEGLNILTGETGTGKTIIIDALEIALGGRAHTEQIRSGAEKALVEAAFDPARNKFLEQLLGNQGIDLSEEDCLVLSREITRSGKNICRVNGQAVPLAFYKIIGKSMADLHVQHEQNSLLNQEKHRELLDHFGGTKLLELLGQVKSAYQSWSEARSRLEKLQRDAGDRTRRADTLRYQIEEIRHAKLTPGEEEELVREKKVLVNSEKISLLAGEAYRHLYDGNEGQASAMDLLARAAENLKSLVFYDSRAKNILVALESSLYQAEDAARDLAAYRDTVEYSPQRLEAVEERLNQIKILKKKYGDGIPAILQFLDSAGSELQNLLNLDEELTSSGRELSAAAAAYYRAAKELSSARKSAARLLEERVAVELDSLEMGRVVLSLEFTPIEEPSPAGLEQIEFLISPNRGEPLKPLTKIASGGELSRIMLALKTLLAQADDKPVLVFDEVDAGIGGRALQAVAEKLSQLGQQRQVICVTHSAQVAAHARAHHRILKEFDGERTVTRVELLDREQQVEELARMLGGKNVTDITRLHASQMLKNSVKI; from the coding sequence ATGCTTTTGAACATCTCCATAAAAAATTTCGGTTTAATGGAACAAGTTAAAATAGATTTCCAGGAGGGCTTAAATATCCTTACCGGTGAAACCGGAACAGGGAAGACGATCATTATTGACGCTTTGGAGATAGCTCTCGGCGGCAGGGCACATACCGAACAAATTCGCAGCGGGGCGGAAAAAGCTCTGGTAGAAGCCGCCTTTGACCCGGCCAGGAACAAGTTCCTGGAGCAACTACTTGGTAATCAGGGAATTGACCTGAGCGAGGAGGATTGCCTGGTGCTATCCAGGGAAATCACCCGTTCCGGGAAAAATATCTGCCGGGTTAACGGTCAGGCGGTACCACTGGCTTTTTATAAGATAATCGGGAAGAGCATGGCGGACCTGCATGTCCAGCATGAACAAAATTCGCTTCTGAACCAGGAAAAACACCGTGAGCTTTTGGACCATTTTGGGGGAACCAAGCTCCTGGAACTGCTCGGCCAGGTTAAGTCGGCCTATCAAAGCTGGAGTGAAGCCCGCTCCCGCCTGGAAAAGCTTCAACGGGACGCGGGGGATAGGACCAGGCGTGCCGATACCTTGCGCTACCAGATTGAAGAGATCCGGCATGCAAAGCTTACCCCCGGAGAGGAAGAGGAATTAGTCAGAGAAAAAAAAGTACTTGTGAACTCAGAAAAAATCAGTTTGCTGGCTGGAGAAGCTTATAGACATCTTTATGATGGAAACGAAGGTCAGGCCTCTGCCATGGATCTCCTGGCCCGGGCGGCCGAAAATTTGAAATCCCTGGTTTTCTATGACAGCAGGGCGAAAAATATATTAGTCGCATTAGAAAGCTCTCTTTATCAGGCGGAGGACGCGGCCCGTGATCTTGCTGCCTACCGTGACACGGTAGAGTACAGTCCACAGAGGCTGGAAGCAGTCGAGGAAAGACTTAACCAGATTAAAATACTAAAGAAAAAATACGGAGACGGCATACCCGCGATTCTGCAGTTTCTGGATAGTGCCGGCTCCGAACTGCAAAACCTGCTAAACCTTGATGAAGAATTGACATCTTCCGGCAGAGAATTAAGCGCTGCCGCGGCAGCCTATTACCGGGCGGCAAAGGAGCTCAGCAGCGCCCGCAAGTCCGCGGCCCGGCTGCTGGAGGAAAGGGTGGCCGTTGAACTGGACTCACTGGAGATGGGGAGAGTGGTATTATCATTAGAATTTACTCCCATCGAAGAGCCTTCCCCCGCAGGTCTGGAGCAGATTGAATTTTTGATCTCCCCAAACCGGGGCGAGCCTCTAAAGCCTCTGACTAAAATTGCATCGGGCGGTGAATTGTCCAGGATCATGCTGGCGCTTAAGACCTTGCTGGCACAGGCCGATGACAAGCCTGTGCTGGTGTTTGACGAGGTCGACGCCGGTATTGGCGGCCGTGCGCTGCAGGCAGTGGCAGAGAAGTTATCCCAGTTGGGTCAGCAGCGCCAGGTTATTTGTGTTACTCACTCGGCGCAGGTAGCCGCCCATGCCAGGGCGCACCACAGGATCCTCAAAGAGTTTGACGGTGAGCGTACGGTAACCAGGGTTGAACTGCTTGACCGGGAGCAGCAAGTGGAAGAGCTGGCAAGGATGCTGGGCGGTAAAAATGTTACTGATATCACGCGCCTGCACGCGAGCCAGATGCTTAAAAATTCCGTTAAAATTTGA
- the spoIVB gene encoding SpoIVB peptidase encodes MKGKTCGYICGILIFLSIMLTYQVQGTLLPPEKHLVSVGQPLNFKFPAPLEKGLKMEIVNSESNALQESVIEGDFISGSNPVALNPGRLKLRLSLYGVVPVRDMLVSVAPEIRVVPGGQSIGVLIHARGIIVAGTYDVVTQDNQRINPASQAGIQKGDVILKIDGLEVGSDSQFRDIVARTGAAGKSMAVEVKRGKETFSTTLNPVLCKETSDYRVGLMIRDSAAGVGTITFYEPGSKSYGALGHIITDVNTKHPVDLQDGKIVGASVQGIAKGKRGQPGEKIGILQGDKLLSGTINRNTRLGIFGNLQKPLENPVFTEPIPVAMTSQIHEGPAEILTVLSGDKVEKFSVEILKINPQVRQDGKALVLKITDERLLDQTGGIIQGMSGSPIIQEERLVGAVTHVFVNDPTRGYGVSAEWMLEESGLLDDSGQVIKEPAA; translated from the coding sequence TTGAAGGGGAAAACATGCGGTTATATTTGTGGCATTTTAATATTTTTATCAATTATGCTAACTTATCAGGTTCAAGGCACGTTGCTTCCTCCTGAAAAGCATTTAGTATCAGTTGGCCAGCCGCTGAATTTTAAATTTCCCGCTCCATTAGAAAAAGGTTTAAAAATGGAGATAGTCAATAGCGAAAGCAACGCCCTTCAAGAAAGTGTTATCGAAGGAGATTTTATATCCGGGTCAAACCCGGTGGCATTGAATCCCGGTCGGTTAAAACTCAGGCTCAGCTTGTACGGTGTGGTTCCCGTACGTGATATGCTGGTAAGTGTGGCGCCGGAAATAAGAGTTGTTCCAGGCGGACAATCAATCGGGGTTTTAATCCATGCGAGGGGAATTATTGTAGCCGGCACATACGATGTGGTTACTCAGGATAACCAAAGAATCAATCCTGCCTCGCAGGCAGGCATTCAAAAAGGAGATGTAATCCTAAAAATTGACGGGTTAGAGGTGGGCAGCGACAGTCAGTTTAGAGATATCGTGGCCAGGACCGGAGCGGCAGGCAAATCCATGGCGGTAGAGGTAAAACGGGGGAAGGAAACCTTCAGCACTACTTTAAACCCGGTTTTATGCAAGGAAACTTCTGATTACCGGGTAGGTCTTATGATCAGGGATAGCGCAGCCGGAGTAGGCACCATAACATTTTATGAACCAGGCAGCAAGTCTTATGGCGCTCTTGGCCACATCATTACCGATGTAAACACCAAGCATCCGGTTGACCTGCAGGACGGGAAAATCGTCGGCGCCAGCGTCCAGGGTATTGCCAAAGGCAAACGCGGCCAGCCGGGAGAAAAAATCGGCATACTTCAGGGTGACAAGTTATTGTCCGGTACCATCAACAGAAACACCAGGCTGGGTATATTCGGCAATCTTCAGAAACCGCTCGAAAACCCTGTTTTTACAGAACCAATACCAGTCGCCATGACCAGTCAAATTCATGAAGGGCCGGCAGAAATACTAACTGTCCTAAGCGGCGATAAGGTGGAAAAATTTTCTGTGGAAATTTTAAAAATTAATCCACAGGTCAGGCAGGATGGCAAGGCGCTTGTATTAAAAATAACTGATGAAAGGCTGCTTGATCAGACCGGCGGCATTATCCAGGGTATGAGCGGCAGTCCAATTATTCAGGAGGAGAGGTTGGTTGGCGCGGTTACCCACGTTTTTGTGAATGACCCAACCAGAGGTTATGGGGTGTCGGCTGAATGGATGTTGGAGGAATCCGGATTGCTGGATGATTCAGGACAAGTTATAAAAGAACCTGCCGCATAA
- the spo0A gene encoding sporulation transcription factor Spo0A, whose product MPKKAIRLLIADDNRDFCELLKEFITEQEDFNLTGIAYNGLEAIQMIQENNPDVVVLDIIMPHLDGIGVLEKLVTGNTGSRPKIIMLTAFGQESVTQRAVELGADYYILKPFDFNVLATRIRQLADGVNVSQYIAPVKPKNLDIAVTNIIHEMGVPAHIKGYHYLRDAILMVISEINLLGAVTKELYPMIAQKYQTTPSRVERAIRHAIELAWDRGNVDMMTKFFGYTINLERGKPTNSEFIAMVADKLRIETKVS is encoded by the coding sequence ATGCCAAAGAAAGCAATCAGGCTTTTAATCGCAGATGATAACAGAGATTTCTGCGAGCTGCTAAAGGAATTCATAACGGAGCAGGAAGATTTCAATCTAACCGGTATTGCTTATAATGGCCTGGAAGCCATTCAAATGATCCAGGAAAACAATCCTGATGTCGTCGTGCTGGATATCATTATGCCGCACCTGGACGGGATCGGGGTCCTGGAAAAATTGGTTACCGGCAATACGGGCAGCAGGCCAAAAATTATCATGCTGACTGCCTTTGGACAGGAGAGTGTAACCCAAAGGGCGGTTGAACTGGGCGCCGACTACTACATTTTAAAACCATTTGACTTTAATGTACTGGCCACCCGCATCCGGCAGCTGGCGGACGGGGTAAATGTATCGCAGTATATTGCTCCGGTTAAACCCAAAAATTTGGACATAGCTGTAACCAATATTATCCATGAAATGGGTGTTCCGGCTCATATTAAAGGTTACCACTATCTGCGGGATGCTATTTTAATGGTTATCAGTGAGATCAACCTGCTCGGGGCGGTTACCAAGGAGTTGTATCCCATGATAGCCCAGAAGTATCAGACAACACCCAGCAGGGTTGAACGCGCCATACGGCACGCCATTGAACTGGCCTGGGACCGCGGCAATGTGGATATGATGACCAAATTTTTCGGCTATACCATCAACCTTGAACGCGGCAAGCCCACCAATAGTGAATTTATCGCCATGGTTGCGGATAAGTTAAGAATTGAAACCAAGGTTAGTTAA
- a CDS encoding GGDEF domain-containing protein: protein MIPNQFRIQLQNRFGNWFPVVPEADKNILESILTYCNIQRLRIISWLLILINLTLIFIQLAYIGKIDQPRILEIAPYIMTLRMVLLVSSVAFLFVTRLPFPDAIKRFHHFYESGYIILNLITYAILYSLIHSVGPGIASSYLMAVLVSATFLYLKWSKSILIYGFSWIVFSVMVWRFQPDWILAFSAIINGSVVTILALVMSQIIYVNRVKEFLNLQTIELQKEELAASNDLLEKLSYLDALTNIPNRRFLDEFLHREWRLAVREHGLQLSLIMVDIDQFKQLNDTFGHQNGDDILVNIATTLSRTVKRPGDLFARYGGEEFAAILPKTDLIGARRIAEQMLQAVERLDINHPFSSNGRLTISIGLACIKPNDKELPETLIEAADKALYQAKKAGGNRVCCG, encoded by the coding sequence TTGATTCCAAACCAATTTAGAATTCAACTCCAAAACAGATTTGGCAACTGGTTTCCCGTTGTGCCCGAGGCCGATAAAAATATTCTAGAAAGTATTTTAACTTATTGCAATATACAACGCTTACGTATTATCTCGTGGCTGTTAATATTAATCAATTTGACCCTTATCTTTATCCAATTAGCATATATCGGCAAAATCGATCAACCCCGCATTCTTGAAATAGCTCCGTATATCATGACCCTAAGGATGGTTCTTCTAGTAAGCTCTGTAGCTTTTTTATTCGTAACCAGGCTTCCGTTTCCAGATGCTATTAAACGATTCCATCATTTTTACGAGAGCGGGTATATAATACTTAACCTGATTACTTATGCAATCTTATATAGCCTGATCCATTCTGTTGGGCCTGGTATAGCCTCTTCTTACCTAATGGCAGTCCTCGTTTCAGCCACGTTTCTTTATTTAAAATGGTCTAAAAGCATACTGATTTATGGCTTTTCCTGGATAGTATTCAGCGTTATGGTCTGGCGCTTTCAACCTGACTGGATTTTAGCTTTTTCCGCCATTATTAATGGTAGTGTTGTAACTATTCTTGCTTTAGTAATGTCACAGATTATATATGTCAATCGGGTTAAGGAATTTTTAAACCTACAAACAATCGAATTGCAGAAAGAGGAATTAGCCGCATCTAATGACTTGCTAGAAAAACTTTCTTATCTGGATGCTCTGACTAACATCCCCAATAGACGATTTCTTGATGAATTTTTACATAGAGAATGGAGACTGGCCGTCCGTGAGCATGGGTTACAGCTAAGCTTGATTATGGTAGATATTGACCAGTTTAAACAGTTGAATGACACCTTTGGTCACCAAAATGGAGACGATATCCTGGTCAATATAGCCACGACTTTAAGCAGGACTGTTAAGCGCCCCGGTGATTTATTTGCCCGGTACGGAGGAGAGGAATTTGCAGCTATTCTGCCAAAGACAGACTTAATTGGGGCCCGCAGGATTGCAGAACAAATGCTTCAAGCAGTAGAAAGGTTGGATATTAATCACCCTTTCTCTTCGAATGGCCGCTTAACCATTAGTATCGGTTTGGCCTGCATAAAACCCAACGACAAGGAATTGCCGGAAACCCTTATTGAGGCTGCCGATAAGGCTCTTTATCAGGCTAAGAAGGCTGGAGGTAACCGGGTGTGTTGTGGCTAA
- a CDS encoding helix-turn-helix domain-containing protein — protein MDYISVKEAADKWGLTSRMVNYYCANGRIKGAVKISSVWVIPKDAPQPPDRRRKNNNEQK, from the coding sequence ATGGATTACATCAGTGTTAAAGAAGCCGCCGACAAATGGGGTCTTACCAGCCGGATGGTCAACTACTATTGCGCCAACGGACGGATTAAGGGCGCGGTGAAAATAAGCAGCGTATGGGTTATTCCAAAGGATGCGCCGCAGCCTCCGGACAGGCGCAGAAAAAATAATAATGAGCAGAAATAA
- a CDS encoding helix-turn-helix transcriptional regulator produces the protein MKDQVEDAQRSLAKSFQSLFEEQELLAKVIECFPYPIQIYAPDGTSVLVNKAMLAEYHAISPDMVVGKYNVLKDPAVIATGQLHVLKRAFQGETVFFPDVRVPLEEIAERYGIQDFDVEAVYQDITVFPILDDLKRVIYVAAFLINRRVYRGKDEIEKAKEYIENHWLERFDLGETAKAACLSKAHFTKLFKKHTGVTPHEYYTNYKISKLKEKLLDANLSIAQAFATCNMDYNGHSARLFKDKTGLSPSAYRTMSG, from the coding sequence ATGAAAGATCAGGTTGAGGATGCACAAAGGAGCTTAGCTAAATCATTCCAGTCGCTTTTTGAGGAACAAGAACTGCTTGCCAAAGTGATTGAGTGCTTCCCCTATCCGATTCAGATTTACGCTCCGGACGGAACATCGGTGCTGGTGAATAAGGCTATGCTGGCTGAATATCATGCTATCAGCCCGGACATGGTTGTCGGGAAATACAATGTATTAAAAGATCCTGCCGTTATCGCAACGGGCCAGCTCCATGTGTTAAAGCGGGCTTTTCAGGGAGAGACCGTCTTTTTCCCGGATGTTAGAGTGCCTTTGGAAGAAATTGCGGAACGATACGGCATACAGGACTTCGATGTGGAGGCCGTATATCAGGACATTACGGTTTTCCCTATTCTGGATGACCTGAAACGGGTGATATATGTTGCGGCATTTTTGATCAACAGGAGGGTTTATCGCGGCAAGGATGAAATTGAAAAGGCGAAAGAATACATAGAAAACCACTGGCTGGAAAGGTTTGACTTGGGCGAAACGGCAAAGGCGGCGTGCCTCAGCAAAGCCCATTTCACAAAGCTGTTTAAGAAGCATACCGGCGTAACCCCCCATGAGTATTATACCAATTATAAAATCAGTAAATTGAAGGAGAAACTGCTGGATGCCAACCTTTCCATCGCCCAGGCTTTTGCCACCTGCAATATGGATTATAACGGCCATTCCGCCAGATTATTTAAAGATAAAACCGGCCTTTCTCCTTCCGCTTATCGTACAATGTCAGGTTAA
- a CDS encoding helix-turn-helix transcriptional regulator — protein sequence MKDQVEDAQRSLAKSFQSLLEEQELLAKVIEFFPYPIQIFSLDGTARMINKAALEMIGIKSVESHVGKYNVFEDPIVRGLGVMDQVRQVLTGKTVYLTDFNAPYQDMIRYFNVEDRDIQTISSDITCFSIETHWQEPFDANETAKAACLSKAHFTKLFKKHTGITPHEYYIDYKIGKLKEKLLDTNLSIAQAFAACNMDYNGHSARLFREKVGVSPSVYRKMSE from the coding sequence ATGAAAGATCAGGTTGAGGATGCCCAAAGGAGCTTAGCAAAATCATTCCAATCGCTTTTGGAAGAACAGGAACTGCTTGCGAAAGTAATCGAGTTCTTCCCCTATCCGATTCAGATTTTCTCCCTTGACGGGACGGCGAGGATGATTAACAAAGCGGCGCTGGAGATGATAGGCATAAAAAGCGTGGAATCCCATGTGGGCAAATACAATGTTTTTGAGGACCCCATCGTACGTGGGCTTGGCGTTATGGACCAGGTCAGGCAGGTATTGACAGGTAAAACCGTATATCTTACCGATTTCAATGCGCCTTATCAGGACATGATCCGGTATTTTAATGTGGAAGACAGGGATATACAGACCATAAGCTCAGACATTACCTGTTTTTCCATAGAAACGCATTGGCAGGAGCCTTTTGACGCCAACGAAACGGCAAAGGCGGCGTGCCTCAGCAAGGCACATTTCACAAAGCTGTTTAAGAAGCATACCGGCATAACACCTCATGAGTATTATATTGATTATAAAATCGGCAAATTGAAGGAGAAGCTGCTGGATACCAACCTTTCCATCGCCCAGGCCTTTGCCGCCTGCAACATGGATTATAACGGCCATTCCGCCAGATTATTCAGAGAGAAGGTTGGCGTTTCCCCGTCTGTATATCGGAAAATGTCGGAGTAA